A single window of Leishmania panamensis strain MHOM/PA/94/PSC-1 chromosome 35 sequence DNA harbors:
- a CDS encoding hypothetical protein (TriTrypDB/GeneDB-style sysID: LpmP.35.7100), with translation MVFHRLDLVDKGVESLEGLAERKDENFLVINLQRNRLTSFEFFGTHKYVTEVHFQHNRIQSFRGLTKQVSLKSLHLQGCPVSCHPYYRLMALLTIGFGLEDVDGLPITSHERHVANGLGKRAALAVSYGWLLDLHPRTDAEYDVIINEFRRLRKDEYRRTQNADLLSVKDVLANLDRTQRQCGYNATAELQLAERQQIITRLARRVAQLERLLAVSPPAHVVPLLRPSDDAVGELGNKTVSSSSDLFSAAELALMDSMRFVQGIQLRHNLGTEQSGFQRVCLQVDHTALTAESYLSRVRLVQLTLRSLRVRYARPLTLVAEDQMGGTIELRFDSLPLLQAVYKAVFFFSAYLVPPLSVITQSELQRGESLCHSYPEALTPSVAPMNAFATLEAGPSASCHTTSERSVHSAEADALTPTASGSRMVRDAPATKRLATLDNVADVPPLPATHPRLSTTRRSHSSFSLESTQQSRSTVAVTKDCPTPVALSVESHKSVDASVIHASGAVPKSPKSKVTKVHPVPLKSKGFASLSPNYIDSDSIAFYSDAQSHDYATVENVAVASERSSTSPSFCVASLATSDAAPPAGRTETPPLPCVPPRKKQAERIHVTPSVTSVEGRGEARAALLPRSDAIPSFKATSTPGASLQSPFIVSRGRWTEEQSNSISFQTDVTDGDGVKANTVGSAAKNSIRSGVSSRFGALLIESSSDSEERES, from the coding sequence ATGGTGTTCCACAGGCTGGACTTGGTCGATAAAGGAGTGGAGTCCTTGGAGGGACTCGCTGAACGAAAGGACGAGAACTTCCTTGTGATAAACTTGCAGCGCAACCGACTCACCAGCTTTGAATTCTTCGGCACACACAAGTATGTCACCGAGGTGCACTTTCAGCACAACAGAATTCAGTCATTTCGCGGGCTCACTAAGCAGGTCTCCCTCAAGTCACTGCATCTGCAGGGCTGCCCTGTTTCATGCCACCCGTACTACCGCCTCATGGCGCTGCTCACCATCGGCTTCGGTCTGGAGGATGTGGATGGCTTGCCTATTACCTCCCACGAGCGACACGTTGCAAATGGACTGGGGAAGAGAGCCGCGCTAGCAGTGAGTTACGGGTGGCTTTTAGATCTTCATCCGCGCACAGACGCTGAGTACGACGTCATCATCAACGAGTTCAGACGCCTTCGAAAGGATGAGTACAGGCGGACGCAGAACGCGGACTTGTTAAGTGTCAAAGATGTCTTGGCCAATCTTGaccgcacacagagacaaTGCGGCTATAATGCAACAGCCGAGCTTCAACTGGCTGAACGACAGCAAATAATCACACGGCTAGCACGCCGTGTTGCACAACTGGAGCGACTGCTTGCCGTTTCCCCACCGGCCCATGTTGTTCCGCTACTTCGACCCAGTGATGATGCCGTGGGAGAGCTTGGTAACAAGACGGTTTCTTCTTCTAGTGATCTCTTCTCGGCTGCCGAGCTTGCGCTAATGGACAGTATGAGGTTTGTGCAAGGCATTCAGCTGCGCCACAACCTGGGGACAGAACAGAGTGGGTTTCAGCGTGTCTGTCTTCAGGTTGACCATACCGCCTTGACTGCCGAGTCCTATTTGTCCCGCGTGCGCCTCGTGCAGCTCACCTTGCGCTCACTCCGCGTGCGCTATGCTCGGCCTCTCACACTAGTGGCAGAGGATCAAATGGGTGGGACAATCGAGCTGCGCTTCGACTCGCTTCCGCTCCTGCAGGCTGTTTACAAGGCGGTGTTTTTCTTCAGTGCCTATCttgtgccgccgctctcgGTGATCACGCAGAGTGAACTGCAACGGGGGGAAAGTTTGTGCCACTCCTACCCCGAAGCGCTGACGCCCTCGGTGGCGCCGATGAACGCTTTTGCAACGTTGGAGGCGGGGCCAAGTGCCTCGTGCCATACTACGTCAGAACGTTCCGTGCACTCAGCTGAGGCTGACGCGCTGACACCGACAGCATCGGGCAGTAGAATGGTGCGTGATGCACCCGCGACGAAGCGGTTAGCGACGCTCGACAATGTCGCGGATGTTCCTCCTTTGCCAGCGACCCACCCACGCCTTAGCACCACAAGGCGTTCTCATTCTAGCTTTTCTTTGGAGTCGACGCAACAATCGCGCTCCACTGTTGCGGTGACGAAGGACTGCCCTACTCCTGTCGCACTTAGCGTGGAGAGTCACAAGTCTGTCGACGCATCGGTGATACATGCCAGTGGTGCAGTGCCAAAATCCCCCAAGTCAAAGGTGACCAAAGTGCATCCTGTTCCGCTGAAGTCCAAGGGGTTTGCGAGTCTCTCACCTAACTATATCGATTCCGACTCGATTGCTTTTTACAGCGATGCCCAGAGCCACGACTATGCGACAGTGGAGAACGTCGCTGTAGCGAGTGAAAGAAGCAGCACAAGTCCATCATTTTGCGTGGCATCTCTAGCGACATCCGACGCCGCACCACCCGCTGGGCGGACTGAaactcctcctctgccatgCGTTCCACCTCGGAAAAAGCAAGCAGAGCGAATACACGTGACTCCATCTGTGACCAGCGTGGAAGGAAGGGGTGAGGCGAGGGCGGCACTGCTACCGCGAAGCGACGCTATTCCTAGCTTCAAGGCGACCAGCACACCTGGCGCTTCCCTGCAGAGCCCTTTCATCGTTAGCCGCGGGAGGTGGACGGAGGAACAGAGTAACAGCATCAGCTTCCAAACTGATGTGACGGATGGAGACGGTGTGAAAGCGAACACCGTGGGCTCAGCCGCGAAAAATTCCATTCGATCAGGAGTTTCCTCCCGTTTTGGGGCACTGCTCATCGAATCGAGCTCTGACtctgaggagagagagagctaa